Proteins from a genomic interval of Benincasa hispida cultivar B227 chromosome 7, ASM972705v1, whole genome shotgun sequence:
- the LOC120080817 gene encoding probable peroxygenase 4: protein MAELSKKNNMSSSPSGESAGENQKNVLQKHVAFFDRNKDGVVYPWETFKGFRAIGANLLLSTLSAVFINVGLSSKTRPGKFPNFLFPIEIKNIQLSKHGSDSGVYDSEGRFVSEKFEEIFKKHALSNPDALTQEELKALLKSNREPKDYKGWVAAWTEWTTLYSLCKDENGLLKKETVKAVYDGSLFEHMEKETASKKKK, encoded by the exons ATGGCTGAATTGTCGAAGAAGAATAATATGTCCTCAAGCCCCAGCGGAGAAA GCGCAGGCGAGAACCAGAAGAACGTGCTGCAGAAACACGTGGCGTTCTTTGATAGGAACAAAGACGGCGTCGTTTATCCATGGGAAACGTTCAAAGGGTTTCGAGCAATTGGGGCAAATTTGCTTTTGTCCACTCTTAGTGCTGTTTTTATTAACGTTGGACTCAGCTCAAAAACCCGACcg GGGAAGTTTCCTAATTTTCTGTTCCCAATTGAGATAAAGAACATTCAACTTTCCAAACATGGAAGTGATTCTGGTGTATATGATTCTGAAGGAag ATTTGTTAGTGAGaaatttgaagaaatattcAAGAAGCATGCCCTAAGCAACCCAGATGCCTTAACACAAGAAGAACTTAAAGCCCTTCTCAAGTCAAATAGAGAGCCTAAAGACTACAAAGGATG GGTTGCTGCATGGACAGAATGGACAACTCTATACAGTCTTTGCAAAGATGAGAATGGTTTACTTAAAAAGGAAACTGTGAAGGCTGTTTATGATGGAAGCTTATTTGAACATATGGAGAAAGAAACGGcatcaaaaaagaagaaatga